The Procambarus clarkii isolate CNS0578487 chromosome 39, FALCON_Pclarkii_2.0, whole genome shotgun sequence genome window below encodes:
- the LOC138372645 gene encoding uncharacterized protein, which translates to MAPTKPTSTGSAPEEMSSNCLLYFRSYTSHKGHVTRQLNKCDQLVQSGATAKALQNIIETAKQKLQRTNEAADDYLRVLMQQNAEPDQLDTFHAEMEKFEEGTQDHLNKLTQALEKLQSDSVSQNTLTTSETLQEVCLPTIDLLHFYGRDDENFECNWKTFDSLVNSKKSISKPNKFLYLQSTLEGEAKAVVEHLVPSDEDYDTAIQLLEVNYSNTRS; encoded by the coding sequence ATGGCACCAACTAAGCCAACATCCACGGGCAGTGCACCAGAAGAAATGTCCAGCAATTGCTTATTATATTTTAGATCATACACGAGTCACAAAGGCCATGTGACTAGACAGTTGAATAAGTGTGATCAGCTGGTACAATCAGGTGCCACAGCCAAAGCATTACAAAACATCATTGAGACGGCCAAGCAAAAGTTGCAAAGAACAAATGAGGCTGCAGATGACTATCTCAGAGTCCTCATGCAACAGAATGCTGAGCCAGATCAACTAGATACCTTCCATGCTGAGATGGAGAAGTTTGAGGAGGGTACCCaagatcatctaaataaattaacACAGGCTCTAGAAAAATTGCAGAGCGACTCAGTTTCTCAAAATACTCTAACCACAAGTGAAACACTCCAGGAAGTTTGTCTTCCTACAATTGATCTCCTTCACTTCTACGGTAGAGATGATGAGAATTTTGAATGCAATTGGAAAACATTCGACTCCTTAGTAAACTCCAAGAAATCTATTAGCAAACCTAATAAATTCCTCTATTTGCAAAGTACCCTAGAGGGTGAAGCAAAAGCAGTTGTCGAACACCTAGTCCCTAGTGATGAGGACTACGATACTGCTATTCAGTTACTAGAAGTTAATTACAGCAATACTAGAAGTTAA